CTGATAAAGCAGTAGATATTTTTATTAAATTACTTGAAGTAGATAGCGATACAGTAGAAACGCATCTTGCTTTAGGTAGTTTGTTCAGACGTCGGGGAGAAGTAGACCGAGCTATCCGTATCCATCAAAATTTAATTGCCAGGCCTCAATTAAGCATACTACAGAGAAAAGAAGCTTTAATGGCCCTGGGCCAGGATTATATGGGGGCTGGTGTTTTTGATCGGGCTGAACGTATTTTTTTAGAAGTTGTAGAGTTAGGTGGAAGCAAAGAGACCAGCAGTCTTCAAGGATTATTGGCAATCTATCAGCAAGAAAAAGCATGGGAAAAAGCATTGGATGTGATAAAAAAGCTGGAAATTTCTACTGGTACCAGTCTTCATCATCAAGCGGCTCACTATTATTGTGAAATGGCAAGTCAGGCACTTAAAGTAAATGTGATTGATAGAGCAGTTTATTGTATTAAACAAGCAATGAATGTAGATGCTGGATCAGTCCGAGCAAGTTTAATGAATGCAAGCATAGAAATGAAAGAGGGGCGATATAAACAAGCAATTCGTTCCTTAAAACGAGTTCCAGAGCAAGATGCAGAGTTTTTATCTGAAATAATTGAGCCTCTGGTCTTTTGCCATAAAGAACTTGATTTAATGCCTGATTGCATTCATTATCTTGAGCAAACATTACCCGATCATCCTCGCGCTTCAGTGATTTTTGTTATTGCCGAGTATTTGCGCCAAAATAGGAGTATGGATGCTGCTATAGATTTTGTAGCAGAAAAGCTAAGTAAACATCCTTCAATCAGAGGATTAAATCGGCTTATTTATTGGCATCTTGAATCAGCTCATGGAAAAGTTCGTGATAAATTACAAATGCTTTATGATATTACAAGTAAATTTTTAGACAATAAGCCAGTTTATAGATGTGGACATTGTGGCTTTGGCGGTAAACATTTACATTGGCACTGTCCTAGTTGTAAGCAATGGGGCAGAATGAAACCCATTCATGGTTTAGAAGGGGACTAAATTACAAATGGACCATTTATATACTATTTTATGAGATTATAATGCAATTTATTGACTTAAAAACACAATATTCTTTAATAGAAAAAAACGTTCTCAATAGCATTAAAAAAGTATTGGACCATGGACAATATATTATGGGTCCCGAAATCAGTGAGCTTGAAAGGCGATTAGCCTCCTTCGTTGGAGTCAAACATGCTATTGTCAATTCCAGTGGAACAGATGCTTTACTAATGGCTTTAATGGCATTAGATATTCAACCTGGGGATGAGGTGATTACAAGTCCATTTAGCTTCTTTGCTACAGCTGAGGTGATTAGTCTGTGTTCCGCAAGGCCGGTTTTTGTTGATATTGATCCCCTGACCTATAATATAGACCCTCAGAAACTAGAGAGTGCGATTACTGCTAAAACAAAAGCAATTATACCAGTAGGGTTATACGGTCAATGTGCTGAGCATGATATTATTAATGCTATTGCAGCTAAACATGGTAT
The sequence above is drawn from the Legionella antarctica genome and encodes:
- the lapB gene encoding lipopolysaccharide assembly protein LapB; protein product: MIDLWPLLLPAAAWSGWWMANRSNSDKDPNVYNRLSREYVVGLNYLLNEQSDKAVDIFIKLLEVDSDTVETHLALGSLFRRRGEVDRAIRIHQNLIARPQLSILQRKEALMALGQDYMGAGVFDRAERIFLEVVELGGSKETSSLQGLLAIYQQEKAWEKALDVIKKLEISTGTSLHHQAAHYYCEMASQALKVNVIDRAVYCIKQAMNVDAGSVRASLMNASIEMKEGRYKQAIRSLKRVPEQDAEFLSEIIEPLVFCHKELDLMPDCIHYLEQTLPDHPRASVIFVIAEYLRQNRSMDAAIDFVAEKLSKHPSIRGLNRLIYWHLESAHGKVRDKLQMLYDITSKFLDNKPVYRCGHCGFGGKHLHWHCPSCKQWGRMKPIHGLEGD